In one Deinococcus roseus genomic region, the following are encoded:
- a CDS encoding cellulase family glycosylhydrolase — protein MPVQVNTFSRLLLCTLLMGGAALAEGFVTRSATQPWTLELDGKPFVPYGLNRFAVMNPDNNRDSWSTEAYIRQAANRGVNTLRVFVPEPQYEEQLGVYDREQVRRLDLTVQLAEKYHVKLIVCLFDHWVFRNVLDTSVYGITNGGPLKTGKDFYTSEAARPYQARRIQDIVSRYKDSTAILAWEPMNELNGVAADYPGQHEEALSWLHFAVAEIKKIDSKHLITESLTGDVRWEELWSDPLVDLVQIHTYRDVRNPDRAASVARNYIRWAQETFQKPSMIGEYAPLKALDGQTRADFITAAILASFATGSTSLLWTHKNDEFGDVTDEEWVAYQKLGFLPELFAQAGPQGDVGTEGGYAYRFGPTIAAYAAGGHLKVQVPFQKFSVRFYDPETRKWVKSAQQNTFTVSEGTFVLFEETH, from the coding sequence ATGCCAGTGCAAGTGAACACCTTTTCCCGCCTGCTCCTCTGCACCCTCCTGATGGGGGGTGCAGCCCTGGCGGAAGGATTTGTGACCCGCTCTGCCACCCAGCCCTGGACGCTGGAACTGGACGGCAAACCTTTCGTTCCGTATGGCCTCAACCGTTTCGCCGTGATGAACCCCGACAACAACCGGGACTCCTGGTCCACCGAAGCCTACATCCGGCAGGCCGCCAACCGGGGGGTCAACACCCTGCGGGTGTTTGTGCCTGAACCCCAGTACGAAGAGCAACTTGGGGTGTATGACCGGGAGCAGGTGCGGCGTTTGGACCTCACCGTGCAACTGGCCGAGAAGTACCACGTCAAACTGATCGTGTGCCTGTTTGACCACTGGGTGTTCCGCAACGTGCTGGACACCAGCGTGTATGGGATCACCAACGGTGGGCCTTTGAAGACCGGCAAGGATTTCTACACCAGTGAAGCCGCCCGTCCCTACCAGGCCAGGCGCATCCAGGACATTGTTTCCCGTTACAAGGACAGCACGGCCATCCTGGCCTGGGAACCCATGAACGAGCTCAATGGGGTGGCTGCAGATTACCCCGGCCAGCACGAGGAAGCTCTCAGCTGGCTGCACTTTGCCGTTGCCGAGATCAAGAAGATCGACAGCAAGCACCTGATCACCGAGAGCTTGACCGGAGATGTGCGCTGGGAAGAGCTGTGGAGCGATCCGCTGGTGGATCTGGTGCAAATCCACACCTACCGGGATGTCAGAAACCCGGACCGTGCGGCCAGTGTGGCCCGCAATTACATCCGCTGGGCCCAGGAAACCTTCCAGAAGCCCTCCATGATTGGAGAGTACGCTCCCCTGAAAGCGCTGGATGGTCAGACCCGTGCGGATTTCATCACTGCAGCGATCCTGGCCTCTTTTGCCACCGGAAGCACCAGTTTGCTGTGGACCCACAAGAACGACGAGTTCGGCGATGTCACCGATGAAGAGTGGGTGGCCTACCAGAAACTGGGTTTCCTGCCCGAACTGTTTGCCCAGGCTGGACCGCAAGGGGATGTAGGCACCGAAGGTGGCTATGCTTACCGTTTCGGCCCCACCATTGCGGCTTATGCTGCAGGAGGGCACCTGAAAGTGCAGGTGCCGTTCCAGAAGTTCAGTGTGCGTTTTTACGACCCCGAAACCCGCAAATGGGTCAAGTCTGCCCAGCAAAACACCTTCACCGTTTCCGAGGGCACCTTTGTGCTGTTCGAGGAAACCCACTGA